One part of the Procambarus clarkii isolate CNS0578487 chromosome 41, FALCON_Pclarkii_2.0, whole genome shotgun sequence genome encodes these proteins:
- the LOC138373292 gene encoding uncharacterized protein isoform X1, whose translation MFSLLTPAHLTQDSKVVWTPNLVRQVKRAFRIVRRDEDGRNCVRRGKRPPLLLTLCSTIDLCTPNTSNCRRTGWRGRQTPIAPTLSAHNLLNFPAPSQLNRFKTVEFRWIPTHIGVFLNERADTAAKEAIHTCPISRKPLRKLSTPVPSPVKVFLIMTFTQLFISPFLPVVRVVGLLLLVTNCVLLRVVCSRGLRPTTVTGGGKRLW comes from the exons attcaaaggtggtctggacacccaatttggtcagacaggtgaagagagcatttaggatagttcgaagagatgaagatggtcgcaattgtgttcgaagaggcaaacgcccccctttgctcctgacactatgttcaaccattgacctctgcacacctaacacaag caactgccgtcgcacggggtggcggggccgacagacccccatcgctccaacgctcagcgcccataatttgctcaacttcccagctccatcgcagctaaa tagatttaagacagtggaatttcgctggattcccacccatattggtgtgttcttaaatgagcgtgcggacactgccgctaaggaagctatccacacctgtcccatctcccgtaagccgctaaggaagctatccacacctgtcccatctcccgtaaaggtattccttattatgacttttacccagttattcatttccccattcttgcccgttgtcagggttgttggtcttctgttactggtaacaaactgcgtgctcttaagagtagtgtgttcccgtggccttcgtcctaccaccgtaaccggtggtgggaaacggctctggtga